The Neurospora crassa OR74A linkage group V, whole genome shotgun sequence sequence GGACTTAAAATGGGGAGGTGATGTTTTTGGAAGTTGAGAAGCTTGTATTGCatgacgatgttgatgagTCGATGGCCCCCGTGATGCTCCGAGTGAGTATGCAAAGGGACATGATTGAGATGAGCCGAGACGATGCGATGATGGCTGTGATGGTATTGAGTACCTCTTTTCCATTCGTTTGAAagcttcttctattattacctacAAGTTGTCATTCAATTGTTTTCCTTGTCCCCTTCGTTTTGGAAAAGGTTCTGGGAATAAGTCTTTCTCTGCTTGTACGGCCCAATAACTGTTCTAATCCAACCTTTTTGTTCACTTGTCCTTTGCAACTTGCTGTATCTCTCTAAGGTGGCATATTCAGAGTTTTTCTTGTGATATTGCTTCGTCAAACTTTGATCTGTCATGGTCATCCCTCAGTTGAGGTTTGTTCTTTTCCCAAAATCAACGTGCTTGCACTACGACGTCAGTGTTGGATAGGCTTCGAGGAAAAATAAACCTCACGGCGAAGCGAGCCATCTGTTTTTAGAACAGCAGAAGCGATGTCCACGCGGACTGGAAAGAGGTGGTATGCTAATCGCTTTGGGAAACACACGGTTAAAGTTGAATGAATGGACCATGACCTAGAGTTACCGCAGACTTATCAAATCTTGGACAATGGAAGATACTCGCATCACTGCGACTTGGTTCACAGCTTCACCAAGCCCcggtcttttctttcctttgtttttttctcttttcttcctggAGAACAAAAAAGATTCAATTACCTACTTTCCGTTATTTAGGTCACTGATAGTGACAGTCTAGTTTCTGTAGTACTTGATTGATCCTAGATATTCAGTGTTACCGTGTTTCTTCCATCTTGTTATCCCAAACAGCTTGGGCGTTGCTGGTTTGTAGAACCGGATCCAAATCTATAATTTGTTTTCCTAACGTCCGCTGGTCCGAAAGACTGAGGATTGATACGCAGTGACAAATCTTTGTTTCGGCAAAAACAACGTCAAGGTCAACTTGACTGAACATGTCTTGTTCTGTTCCTGTTGGTATAGACGATCCGTCTCTTATGTCCTGCTAAAGACCGAGCACTGCCTCACAGGTCTCCCGACTTCCGAGATCAAATGCTTGAGAAAAAAATGGCAATGGTTGGGGATGGAGGTCATGTAGTTGATTGGTTGTAAATCACGCGCGCGGGAATATCGTGCAAATTGAGAAAAGTACCGTAGTGGTGGGTCTGGTGGGCAGTGAAGCAGTGGGCAGTGTTGACTATCTCGTCGTCCAGTCTCCCTGCTCTTGTTGTTGATCTACTTCTGGGTTGAGGTTAGAGAGGGAAAAGAGCCGCATGTCCGAGGGATATCCGTCAGTTTATATCAGTTCGTGATGGTCGTGACCTTGAAGTCGGTTTAAAAGTCCGGTATTATGAACCAGGGTCGGCAAGCGCATAACCATGCCAAGCACCAATATTGCAATTCTAGAACATTGTTGTCACGGTCCGTTTCAACATTTAAGCTTTCCGCAATCCCTTGATCCGTCTTTCTTGGAACTTGTAAAACTGGTGTTTGACGGAGGTTTCTTCCTTGCTTTTCCTTTCAATCCAAAGGCGGTGAGACCTGCTCAGCACTGAAGAGGCACAATGACGAAACGTCTTGGACACCCACAGCGCGAGCAGACACCAATGTTTGATCAGCGTGAAGATCCGTGGATGGGCTAGGCTTTAAAGGGTGCAAAGTCGATTGGCTGGAGAGAATGGGAGGGGAGATCGGCGAATGTGAAATGACTTTTTGCGATTCATGCATTTTGGGAGTATCTGTCCTTGTTGGGTCAACCCAGCAAACCCATGATATGAACTTTGGAAGAGTCGAAGAATCCTGAGGCATCTCGGAAAACGTCATTAAGAAGAATGTCGCAATGATTCCTTTGGTCTTGCAGATAGTCTAGAACGCATGGGAATGCCTGTGTAGTATTTTACCCCTGGCTGCTTAGCCAGTCAGCGACGACTTGACTCCATGGCGCCTATTTTTGCTGCACGTCAGTCAGATGGAATCCAGTGGTGGGGCTGCAGCTTtgccgtagaggtacccgcCCGAACAGCGCGGGTTCCTATTGCCGGAGCGAGCCTTCATCAGTCTGTTACATACGTAGGTTCAGTTTGTGACCTGAATGATTCCGTCAATGTTGAAGTTTCTTCGAGATGTGAAATGAAAGGAGCGAATTACTGTGATTGTAGATGAAAAACCAGGCAGTGCAGGATGTAATCACAACTGAGACCCCTTGGCGAAGAGGATAATCCCCGACCCGGACGGCACTTGCACCAAGGGGAAGCTAActgaaagggaagaagggtcTTTACTCCTCACACAGCATCCTTCCCAGCCGCGTGTCTTATACACGTAAAAACACAGACAGTATGAAAGACGTATGTATGGAAGACGGACGTCGACCCTCCAATTTTGGACTTTGCCCGCCTCGGCGCCGTGGCCGTGATCCTGTTGCAGCGGAGAACCTTGTTCGTTCGGTGGAACCCTTTTGCGTGCTCTTTCCGAAACACCAGCGTCCGTAGATTCCGTCGAGTTACGATCCGTGTCTTGGGTTGTGTCAGGAGGTTTTCCCCTTCATGGGTTTTCTGGGGGGAGGGATGGCTTGTCATTGGTCGGCGCCAAAGGGGGCTGTGCAGAGCGTTTGTTACTTGCAGCATTTCGTTGCACTTTAGCATTGCATGTAATGTACCTTGTCTCTCCATCTGACCTAACTGGCATTCCCCAAAGCCTGACAGAATGAAGTGTTGAGCaaagcttttttttttcctcctttgtCTGTCTTTGTCTGACTGCGCGATTGATAACTGTTATGGATAGAGTGCCGAAGCGCTTAACATCAATGTGGCAACATGGAGATGAAGGACCATCCATCTCACGTTGCCCATCATCCAGCATTGCCCGTCCTTCCTTGCGATGCATGTCGGTGCAGAATGGAGGCATTTTGGGCAGTGCAGTGCCaaccaaaaaaagagaagcgCATATGCGGCTGCTTGATGACGAAGCAACCTAAGATCGGCCTTTGCACATTCCAAGAAGCAGCCAAGGCCTGTCGAGATGAGGACGTTTACTCAGGTCTTGCCCTGTACAACCTCTCCCGTTGGCATTCATCAACAGTGTCCCTCGATGCTGTGTGAGGGAAAGTGCCCCTGAAGAACACGAGAGGAGGAAAGCGAGGGTCCCGTTGTGTCAAAGTGCGACGATGTACAATTGAAGAGTGGGAACTCATCAAAAATGCTAAGACGGTACCTGGCAAACTGCACGTGCCGAGTGCAGAAGGCAGGTACTCCGCTAGTGGGGCCACACCTCATCTCCCCGGGGCTGCATAATGCGGGCGCTacctttccacttcccttgTGCCTTGTCGTACCTGGCCAAGGGCGGGTCCCGATCTCAGCACTGGCCCCAATCTTGTCGCACTCCCGTCCTCTGCGCTCTCCAGCTCTCTCCTTCGCCCGTTCCTAGGCCCTCCCGGTTTTGTTTTGTCTCTCATTACGACACCAACCCTCTTTCACTCCTTACACAACACTGCCTTCTTTCTCCCACACGTTTTTTCTATTTTGCAAATCAAAGGAGTTACGCCCCCAGTTGCGTTCTCCGTCCCCAAGCAGCATCGTGCCGCTGCCTCTGCCGGCCTCTTCTCCCCCCTTCTTTCAGAAATACAACTTGAGCCcttctattcctattccttacaacctccttcctccttgggTTTGTTTACCACACACATTAACCGGGCGAACAGAAACTAAACCGGATCCGCACTGTCGCGACGACGAAATCTCACATCCGTCAGCGCCATTCGCCTCTTCCTCGACCAACCCTCGCTTTTCTTCAACACGCTCGTTTCAGTTGTGGAAACGTGACACGGATCAAGTTGGATTGAAACGGCCAACCACCTTCGCTGTTCCCCAGTTCTACCCCGACgagcgacgacgaggactcgactcgactcgaTTTGATCCAACAGCCTGAAAGCCGGCCTTTGACGACGACAAACAATAACGCCCCCTTGTGCATTGGCAAGCGTTCTCCGCTGTTCATCCGATCTTGATTCTTGGCTATTGTTCATGTTGGATAATAGCGATACATTTGGGAGTCTTCCTTTGACTATCAGCTCAGCTCAACTTTACACCGGTGTCAATCACCCTCAACCAGCTTTCTCCAACGAACCATACCAGGCCCTTCAATCTTCCAACGAGTAACTGCCGACGACAAAGACCGCGAATCGCTTCTCTCGCCCAGTAACCCCTTCGGGGTAACGTAGAAACCAACAAACTCGAAAATCACCTAAACCAAACAAGATGCGCTTCTCGATAACACGGCCCCTAGCGGCCCTTGCGTCGATCGCGGCCCTCGTATCTCCCGTCTTTGGCGAACAGAAGCTGGCGTCTCAGGCGCTAAAAACATGTCAAGCGAACTCAGGCTTCTCCGCGAGTCTGTTTAACGTCGTTTATACTCCAGAAAGCGGCAGGGCCAATGTTGACATTGTCGCCGTCTCTACCATCCAAGGCAAAATCATCTTCGACGTTGCCATCTCGGCCTACGGCTACGAAATTATCACCGCCAAAGTCGATCCCTGCAGCTCCGGTTTGCTGGGTTTGTGCCCTATGACGGCCGGCAAGATTCCTCTCAACTTCACACTGCCCGTCGACAAGAACGCTGTTGCACAGATTCCCAGCATTGCCTATAACTTTCCCGATATCGATGCCAAAGTACGAGTCAGGATCAACATGACAGATGGAGACGAGGCCGGTCAAACAGTTGCCTGTGTTGAAGCTGAAATTACCAACGGAAAAACCGTCGACTTGGCTGGTGTCAAATGGGCTACGGCCATCGTTGCCACCTTCGCCTTGACGTCATCTGCCTTCGTTTCTGGCCTCGGTCATCACAATGCCGCATCGCACGTTGCCGCCAAcgccctctctctctttggTTATTTCCAGGCCCAGGCCATGCTTGGACTTACCGGTGTTCCTCTGCCACCTGCCGTGATGGGATGGACCCAGGATTTCCAGTGGAGCATGGGCATTATCAAGGTCAATTTCATGCAGGACATTTTCACCTGGTATCAGCGTGCGACTGGTGGTACTCCCTCGATGCTATTCGACTCTTTGGCCACAGTCTCTGTTCAAGTTCAAAAGCGTGCGCTGGACGTTGCGGACTATGGTGCGGATTTGGCCAGGCGTTCGATGTCGTATATGCCCAGGACCATTTCTGAACCTATGGAGCAGGCCATGAAGCACGAGCTCCTCAAGCGCGGAAACATTCAAACAGATACCGGCAGCTACGTCGTGTATGGCATTCAGCGTGCGGCTTTCCGTGCCCATATCGAGTCCACCAACTTGTTCATGACGTgcttgatcttcttctgcgtcctcgtcgtcattACCATTCTTTGCGTCGCTGGCTGGAAAGGATACTGCGAGTTGGCCGCACAGAAGGGCTGGATGAAGCACGACACCTTTCTCGATTTCCGAAACGGCTGGTTTACCGTTCTTAAGGGCATCCTCTTCAGAATCACCCTTATTGGCTTCCCCGCCATGACCGTCATGTGCATGTGGGAGTTTACCCAAAACGATTCGCCTGCTGAAATGGTGCTAgccctctttttctttctgggTATGCTTGTCACCCTGGGCTGGGCCGCATTCAAGGTTATCAGAATCGCGCGCCGCTCCGTTGTAATGCACCAGAACCCGGCTTACATCCTCTTCTCCGACCCTCAAGCCTTGAACAAGTGGGGTTTCCTCTACGTCCAATTCCGAGCTTCGGCCTATTACTTCATCGTTCCTGTTCTCGGCTATACTATTCTCAAGGGTCTGTTCGTCGCTTTCGGACAAAATAACGGTACTGCCCAGGCGGTCGGTTTCCTTATCATCGAAGCCGCCGCTTTAATCGCGGCTACTGTTATGCGCCCTTGGATGGACAGGAAGACCAACTGGTTCAACATCGCCATTTGCGTCATGAACTTCATTAACGCCATCTTCCTGCTAATGTTCACTGAAGTCTTCAACCAGCCGCCCCTTGTCACTGGTGTTATCGGCCTCATCTTGTGGATTACcaactccatcttctccctgGTTTACCTGCTGATGCTCATCTGCTCTaccatcttcgtcttcttccgcGAGAACCCCGATAATCGGTACCAGTTCATGGCTGATGATAGGACATTCTTCATGAAGTCACAGACTCATCTTACAACGACCACCGAGCTGGATGCGCTTGCGGCGACCGCTCGCGGAGACAAGTCCGGGTTCAAGGGACTCGACCTCGATGACGATGCGGAATCCATGTCTTCGGATTCGCTTCGTCGTCAAACTGAACTTCAGCCCGGTATGCCAGCTGGTGGAGCTGGGCTACACTTCACCAATGCTCCCCCAAAGTCTCCGGTTGACCCTGCGATGCCGCTATTCCCTTCGGAAGGCCGGAACACCCAAGGTCCTCAGTATGGCGAGAAGCCAGGTATGAACTTTGATCCGCGAGGACCGTCACCGAGTCCGTACGGTGGCCCACAAGGCGGCAACGCCACCCTCACGCCACAGTATAGGGCTCTCAATAACGCAAGGTATGTTTGTTCTGTGGAATCTTGACTGGATTCGAATGCAAGCTAACGGTTGAAACAGCCCGTGGCAACGAGGTGCCGGCTATGAGCATTAACGATCGAAGTTCACTGGCAATATACCATGATCTTCGCCTCTTACGACCTTGGGAATAAATGgagtttttgttttttcgGAGCAGCCATTTTCATGACGGCGATACTTTTCACTCGGATGGCGGTATACTTGTCGGTTGGTTTGTGGGAAGCTTCCTGCTCTGGGCATGGATATTCCACCCCTCCGCAAGAAGTGGGCGGGATAGAGGAGACAAAGCATTCAAGAAGGCAAAGTCTTTTTGTGTGCTCGTTGTACCTCCCTACCTCAAGTCATTGTATGACCCCTTGCTTTTGGCCCGAATTTTATACCACCCACTATACTCTACCGTGTTGGATACACGGATAAAGAGTGTTCTTTTCCTACTATCATTTGTCGAACGtttttctgtttttgtttttattTCGTTTCTCTTTGTCTGTCTTCAAATCATGCTAGGGCATCACAACGGCGTCTTGGGGTAGTGGACAGTAAGAGAAGGCCGGAGGAGGAATGCAAGTCACCCCGAGAATATGGGAGACAGACACCACGCTACATAGTTAGCGTTGGAACTAAGTACATGACCGACCGGAAAGGTTGCGATCAGAACTTCAAGCAGACAAGAAGGATACATACCATAAATACTTCGGCTTGTGGCAGTTATGTGATATATCACGGATACCCAAACGAACTTAtaaacatcaacatcatatGTGTATAATATCCAAAGACCATACCCAAGGAAGGCAAAATAAACATTTGAGAAGGAGTTGAGCATAGCATGGTTAAAGCTGGGCTGggtggaaaaaaagaacaaaaatcGAAATTAATCAGCACGTACTTCAATGGGCCATCTTACCTGTGAAATTTTCAAACTGCTGAGTGTGTGAACCTCACATGGCTTTCCATCCCTTGCTTCGAGTAGTTTTTGTTATACCACGTTATGGTAACGCCCACCGAAAGCACAGTGCAGCAACACTGAGTAGGAACCTTTCAAATGGACATGGACTTAACCGTGGGTGTGAGGATTGCCGGTCTCGGAGTCACGACACAAATTTCCTTCCGAGAGAATGAACAGAGGGTGAGGccaggtaaaaaaaaaaaaatttaaaaaaaatatatatatatatttgttttttaaaaaaaagtaaaaaaataaaattaataactaaaaGACCATGGACATACAGAAGTTGAAGAGACACCGCTCATCGCAGTTGAATATGCAAGGCCCGGACGGACCTCACTCAGATCAaggaaataaagaaaatGCGTTTAACAACTATCACCAAGAACATATCCTTATGGGAAATGGTGGTTCTGTCCCTCAATCCTTTTTTTgcgtctttcttcttttttttttttttttgtttgtttgttgtgCATTCCCTTGAGTTGGTAATTTTCCCACTTCCTCATTCCGTGCAGTGGgtgcataggtaggtagtgttgCGACTTGCGAGACCGTGACCATCTACCTAGTTCAGTCCGGGCAGCTCACACCCAgggttacctacctacctaccacctAGACATACCTGGGCTCGCGGTATACATCAAAGAGTGGGTATCCACCCATGCAATGGGCAGTCAAAGCAAAAGCGTCCCGAATCGCGCacaattacaatattaaattatgAACAAGAACCAGACTATATGATACTGATTCCATCTGTCTATCAGATAGTGGCCTTGAAATCATAATATGTCAGTGTAAAAATGCTGATATTTGCGAGTGTCCTCGTAGAGTTGGCGAGTGGATTAAAGTGGGGCTAACGAATATGGAAAAGGCGATGCTTCAGTGCAGTACAGAGAACCTGTCGTGGGTTTTGACGATAATGCCCGGAAGGTCAGTTACAGTGCTCGGGATTTAAAGCTAGATACAAATCAAATATAACCAATCAGCGAGGACCTCAAGCTAGTAAATACGATATATCACACCGTTGAAAAGTGGGATCCAGAAGTGTAAGTGACTAGGGTGACTCGCCACTAATCATCATTTGACATTCATGCAGAGTCCATCAACCCATCCGTGCCCCCCTCGATCGCTTTCCTCCTCGATTGCCAATATTCCTTGGAcatctccttcttgccaccttcttccttccttcgatCCCCCTCCattgcttcttccttcctcctctcccgtCATGCCACCTCATCTTACCGGCATCTCACCCAACTTTATCCAACCAAACCCTCAACGCTCCATTCTCCACCCCCTtcaccttcccttccccatcCAGTTCGAAGGTAAATAAATCCAACGGCCGACTGGCATAAACCACCCCCGTCACACCAACCCATGTCGCACAGTCCGTACCCATTTGCAGCCCCGGTTTCCGTTCGGGCAGACTCAAGTCTTCGAAGACGGCCTTGAAAGCGACTCTCTTACCCTTTCCATCTGGTAAAATCTCAGAGAAGCCCGCTGGGTAAAGACGAACGGATGGTTTGATCTTGTCCAGGTACTCGTCCGTGATGTTAGACCCGATGGCCACGGCATAGAAGGACATATCGGTTGAGTTGGAGATCCAGTTCTCGAGGATGAGGCCAGgagtggagggggaggtggagaTTGTGAGGGAGGAATTcaacctttttctttcgATTATAGTGCCATTGGTGTACTTGGGTGGGGTTGAGTTGGAGGAGTTTGTAGGAGGGGAATTAGGGACAGCAACCGTGATGTTACCCATATACCGGTACTGACCGCTGAACATCCGGCCGGCCTCGGTACGAGCGACGTACGTCATCGTTGAGAGGTAAGTGATTGTTAAAGTGTCGGCGATATACATTGCTAAGCCAGGAGGCGGATCGCcggcggcgaggatggaGAAGCCAATGTCGAGGTCGGggatgatggcgaggagggaggtgtAGGCTCCCAGAGAGCCGAGTTTGTTGAAGGCGTGGGTTATCTGGAAGGACTGGTCTAGGGAGAAATGAGTTAGCGGTGGTCAGCGACAAAGAGGTCAATATGAACGTACTGGAGCCTATGTCAAGTTGTCGGATACCCCATGGCATGCCAACAGCTGACTTTGGGTCCGATGTGAACACAGATGGCTTCAGCCACCGACGGGTTACGGCAGGTTTGAGCAGTGCTGAGCGCATGATTGCGCGGCCGAGCGAGGACATGTCACCCGCCGAGGTATACATATTTCCTGTTCTGTGACGCGCTAGTAAGCTCACGGCTCCTTTACCAACAGCGCACTCCAGCGCTACTCACGCAGCTTCCTCCGCCAAGTCAAACGCCCATGACGTCGAGTGTCGATTTCCCGGAATAATTCCCAGCGAGTCATCCGGCGCCGACGTGAACGTATGCGTGAGATTCAATGGCGTCAACACTGAATCCTGCACGAGAGTCTTGAAAGGCTTTCCGGTGATGCGCTCGGCAACATAACCAAGGAGGGCAAAGCTAATGTCCGAGTAGGCTGGCGTCGACGATGTCGGGAACGAAGGAGGTAACTTCCCCAATCCAGCAAATAGCTGGTCCCTGTTGCAGGTAGGGAGGGTACCACATGGCGGAAATTCTTCGAGTGGGAGAGGCGGGAACCCTATTTTGTAGAGATATTCGAGGGGGACTTCATATGCCAATTCTCCTAAGAGGGCGTCTTTGCACATCACGAAAGTTAGCTCAGCTCCCGGTCTCGTCTTGTCGTCAGGGAAGAGGGCTATAACTTACAGTCCCGCATCAGCCCACTCGTCTGACTAGCCAAACTTCCCAACGTCACCTCCTCCCAATCCGGCACCATCATCGACCCACCCGGCGTCTTCTCCGCCAACCTTGCCAGCTCCGGTAGGTACTTTGTGACCGGATCATTCCACACTCGATCACCCACCGTCGCCAGAAATGCCAACACCGTAAAGATCTTGGTAATACTGCCTATCCTAAAGACTGTATGGGTATCGACTCTGCTGACGCCCGTCGAGTTGAACACCCCCAGGTTCGGCGCGGTCCAGTAGTGCGACCATAGCGGTGTGTCTTCGCTCCCTGAAAACACCTCGACTGCGTACGAGAAGTGGTCTGCGCCTGTGGTGTTGTCGTGGTCGATGTACTTGAGGAAGATCTCGTCTAAGGATTTTGCGGCCGCTTGGATGGCTGCATTTTGGAGcaggttggttggtttgggGAAGAGCGGGCCGTAGAGGGGGCAGTTTTGTTTGGCGGTGGAAAGAGCGAGGTGGGTGACGCCCGctaggaggaagagaatgAACCtcatctttttcttgtcGGGTGTGTGGGACCAGTGTAGCAGCGGCGCAGAGCTCTTGCCTATTACCGTGAACCGCCCTGAAGGATGATGATCTTTGCATCAAGCGAGCAGCTTCTCATGGGACA is a genomic window containing:
- a CDS encoding DUF907 domain-containing protein: MRFSITRPLAALASIAALVSPVFGEQKLASQALKTCQANSGFSASLFNVVYTPESGRANVDIVAVSTIQGKIIFDVAISAYGYEIITAKVDPCSSGLLGLCPMTAGKIPLNFTLPVDKNAVAQIPSIAYNFPDIDAKVRVRINMTDGDEAGQTVACVEAEITNGKTVDLAGVKWATAIVATFALTSSAFVSGLGHHNAASHVAANALSLFGYFQAQAMLGLTGVPLPPAVMGWTQDFQWSMGIIKVNFMQDIFTWYQRATGGTPSMLFDSLATVSVQVQKRALDVADYGADLARRSMSYMPRTISEPMEQAMKHELLKRGNIQTDTGSYVVYGIQRAAFRAHIESTNLFMTCLIFFCVLVVITILCVAGWKGYCELAAQKGWMKHDTFLDFRNGWFTVLKGILFRITLIGFPAMTVMCMWEFTQNDSPAEMVLALFFFLGMLVTLGWAAFKVIRIARRSVVMHQNPAYILFSDPQALNKWGFLYVQFRASAYYFIVPVLGYTILKGLFVAFGQNNGTAQAVGFLIIEAAALIAATVMRPWMDRKTNWFNIAICVMNFINAIFLLMFTEVFNQPPLVTGVIGLILWITNSIFSLVYLLMLICSTIFVFFRENPDNRYQFMADDRTFFMKSQTHLTTTTELDALAATARGDKSGFKGLDLDDDAESMSSDSLRRQTELQPGMPAGGAGLHFTNAPPKSPVDPAMPLFPSEGRNTQGPQYGEKPGMNFDPRGPSPSPYGGPQGGNATLTPQYRALNNASPWQRGAGYEH